The following are encoded together in the Parabacteroides chongii genome:
- the hisS gene encoding histidine--tRNA ligase, protein MQKPSIPKGTRDFSPEEMAKRNYIFNTIREVYHLYGFQQIETPAMENLSTLMGKYGEEGDKLLFKILNSGDCFSGITDEELLERNPVRFGVKACEKGLRYDLTVPFARYVVQHRNDITFPFKRYQIQPVWRADRPQKGRYREFYQCDGDVVGSDSLINEVELIQIMDEVFHRFGIRVCIKMNNRKILSGIAEIIGEADKIVDITVAIDKLDKIGLDNVNEELRSKGLTEDAIARLQPIIMLAGTNREKLAVLKEQLATSEIAMKGIEEMTFILDRIDQLPMRAELELDLTLARGLNYYTGAIFEVKALDVQIGSITGGGRYDNLTGVFGMDGVSGVGISFGADRIFDVLNQLDLYPADSLMTTQLLFVNFGATEESYLLPIISKVRAAGIRTELFPEASKMKKQMGYADTKKIPFVAIVGETEMNEGKINLKNMITGEQVPVTVEELIARF, encoded by the coding sequence ATGCAGAAGCCGTCTATACCAAAAGGTACCAGAGATTTTTCGCCTGAAGAAATGGCGAAACGTAATTATATATTCAATACGATTCGTGAAGTATATCATCTGTACGGATTTCAGCAAATAGAAACCCCAGCCATGGAAAACCTGTCGACCCTGATGGGCAAGTATGGTGAAGAAGGTGATAAGCTGCTTTTTAAGATATTAAACTCAGGCGATTGCTTCTCCGGTATTACTGATGAGGAACTGCTGGAACGTAATCCTGTACGTTTCGGTGTGAAAGCCTGCGAGAAAGGTTTGCGTTACGACCTGACCGTGCCTTTTGCCCGTTACGTGGTGCAGCACCGCAATGACATAACATTCCCTTTCAAACGCTATCAAATACAACCCGTATGGCGTGCTGACCGTCCGCAGAAAGGACGTTACCGTGAGTTTTATCAGTGTGATGGAGATGTGGTCGGTTCCGACTCGCTGATCAATGAAGTGGAACTGATCCAGATCATGGATGAGGTATTCCACCGTTTCGGTATCCGCGTTTGCATCAAGATGAACAACCGTAAGATCTTATCCGGTATTGCCGAGATCATCGGTGAAGCAGATAAGATTGTCGATATAACCGTAGCTATCGATAAGCTGGATAAGATCGGCCTGGATAATGTAAACGAAGAACTTCGCTCGAAAGGCCTTACCGAAGATGCCATTGCCCGCCTGCAGCCGATCATCATGCTGGCAGGAACCAACCGCGAGAAACTGGCCGTATTGAAAGAACAGCTGGCAACCTCCGAGATCGCCATGAAGGGTATTGAAGAAATGACCTTCATCCTCGACCGTATCGATCAGCTGCCTATGCGTGCCGAATTGGAACTTGACCTGACATTGGCGCGCGGACTGAACTATTATACCGGAGCCATCTTTGAAGTGAAAGCCCTCGACGTACAGATCGGAAGTATCACCGGTGGCGGACGATATGACAACTTGACCGGCGTATTTGGCATGGACGGTGTGTCGGGTGTCGGTATCTCTTTCGGTGCAGACCGTATCTTCGACGTGCTGAACCAGCTGGATCTCTATCCTGCCGATTCATTAATGACAACGCAGCTGTTGTTTGTCAACTTCGGAGCCACGGAAGAGAGCTACCTGTTGCCGATTATCTCGAAAGTGCGTGCTGCCGGAATCCGTACGGAGTTATTCCCGGAAGCGTCCAAGATGAAGAAACAGATGGGCTATGCCGATACGAAGAAAATCCCGTTTGTCGCCATCGTTGGTGAAACGGAAATGAACGAAGGCAAGATCAACCTGAAGAATATGATCACAGGCGAACAGGTCCCTGTCACTGTGGAAGAGCTGATCGCCCGGTTCTAA
- a CDS encoding co-chaperone GroES gives MNIRPLADRVLIKPAAAEEKTLGGIIIPDSAKEKPLKGEVVAVGNGTKDEEMVVKSGDTVLYGKYAGTEIELDGEKYLIMRQSDILAII, from the coding sequence ATGAACATTAGACCATTAGCAGACAGAGTGCTTATCAAGCCGGCTGCAGCAGAAGAAAAGACACTTGGCGGAATCATTATCCCTGATTCAGCAAAAGAAAAACCTTTAAAAGGTGAAGTTGTTGCCGTAGGTAACGGAACAAAGGATGAAGAAATGGTTGTGAAGAGTGGCGATACTGTACTGTACGGAAAGTATGCAGGAACAGAGATCGAACTGGACGGTGAAAAGTATTTGATCATGCGTCAGTCTGATATCTTAGCTATTATCTAA
- a CDS encoding AraC family transcriptional regulator, producing the protein MIKIKEGFKGERFVSLPDELLETYSREPLIGNLYVRKIGFFPKVKYHYVQKDKGCNYAMLIYCTEGEGWYTVHGKTYPVRQNQYIIIPPNVPYSFGASETDPWTIYWVHFMGELSDQFLPSTPIPGSILPGEYSRLQDRIQLFEEIYACFSMGYIKEYMVYSSMCLYMFLTSFLYLEQYRYINLPNHKEYSFASRVIHYMNEHVERNLTLDQLAAYFKYSPSHFSMLFQKETGVAPISYFIRLKIQKACQYIVLTGLKLNEISTKLGFEEPAYFSRTFTKVMGLSPSEYRKRESEHGIV; encoded by the coding sequence GTGATAAAGATTAAAGAAGGATTCAAAGGAGAACGATTCGTCTCTTTGCCGGACGAGTTGCTTGAAACGTATAGTCGAGAACCGCTTATAGGTAATTTGTATGTCCGTAAGATCGGTTTCTTCCCGAAAGTCAAGTACCATTACGTACAAAAGGATAAGGGATGCAACTATGCCATGCTTATCTACTGTACGGAAGGGGAGGGCTGGTATACGGTTCATGGAAAGACGTATCCCGTCAGGCAGAACCAATACATTATTATTCCCCCGAATGTTCCTTATTCTTTTGGTGCTTCGGAGACTGATCCGTGGACTATTTATTGGGTTCACTTTATGGGAGAACTGAGTGACCAGTTTCTGCCGTCCACTCCTATACCCGGATCGATCCTTCCGGGGGAATATTCACGTCTTCAGGATCGGATACAATTGTTCGAGGAGATATATGCCTGTTTCTCGATGGGGTATATAAAGGAATATATGGTTTATTCTTCCATGTGTCTTTATATGTTCCTTACCTCTTTTTTATATCTGGAACAGTATCGTTATATAAATTTGCCTAACCATAAGGAGTATTCTTTTGCTTCGCGGGTGATCCATTATATGAATGAGCATGTCGAGCGAAACCTTACGTTGGATCAGTTGGCGGCCTATTTCAAGTATTCCCCGTCTCATTTCTCTATGCTGTTTCAAAAAGAAACAGGTGTGGCACCGATCAGTTATTTTATCCGGCTGAAGATCCAGAAGGCTTGCCAGTATATTGTACTGACTGGCTTGAAACTGAATGAGATATCTACTAAGCTTGGTTTTGAAGAGCCCGCTTACTTTTCGCGTACTTTCACGAAAGTGATGGGCCTCTCGCCTTCCGAATACCGGAAACGGGAGTCGGAGCACGGGATAGTTTGA
- the groL gene encoding chaperonin GroEL (60 kDa chaperone family; promotes refolding of misfolded polypeptides especially under stressful conditions; forms two stacked rings of heptamers to form a barrel-shaped 14mer; ends can be capped by GroES; misfolded proteins enter the barrel where they are refolded when GroES binds), translating into MAKEIKYDMDARDLLKKGVDELANAVKVTLGPKGRNVIIEKKFGAPHITKDGVTVAKEVELACPFENMGAQLVKEVASKTNDNAGDGTTTATVLAQSIIGVGLKNVTAGANPMDLKRGIDKAVAKVVEKIADQAEEVGDQFEKIEHVAKISANGDETIGKLIAEAMQKVKKEGVITVEEAKGTETTVDVVEGMQFDRGYISPYFVTNTEKMECEMENPYILIYDKKISVLKDLLPILEPAVQSGRPLLIIAEDIDSEALATLVVNRLRGSLKICAVKAPGFGDRRKAMLEDIAVLTGGVVISEEKGLKLEGATMDMLGTAEKITVDKDTTIIVNGAGDKAAIQARIGQIKTQIENTTSDYDKEKLQERLAKMAGGVAVLYVGAPSEVEMKEKKDRVDDALHATRAAIEEGTVPGGGVAYIRAIEALEGMKGENEDETTGIEIVKRAIEEPLRQIVANAGKEGAVIVQKVKEGKGDFGYNARTDKYENLCAVGVIDPAKVTRVALENAASIAGMFLTTECVIAEKKEEGPAMPPMNPGMGGGMGGMM; encoded by the coding sequence ATGGCAAAAGAAATTAAGTACGATATGGATGCCCGCGACCTTTTGAAGAAAGGTGTGGACGAACTGGCAAATGCAGTAAAAGTAACATTAGGCCCGAAAGGCCGTAACGTGATCATCGAAAAGAAATTCGGTGCTCCTCACATTACAAAAGACGGTGTAACGGTTGCAAAAGAAGTTGAATTGGCTTGCCCGTTCGAAAACATGGGTGCACAGTTGGTTAAAGAAGTGGCTTCCAAGACTAACGACAATGCAGGTGACGGTACTACTACTGCTACTGTATTGGCACAATCCATCATCGGTGTTGGTCTGAAGAACGTTACAGCAGGTGCTAACCCAATGGACTTGAAACGCGGTATCGACAAAGCCGTTGCCAAAGTGGTTGAAAAGATCGCCGACCAGGCTGAAGAAGTAGGCGACCAGTTCGAAAAGATCGAACACGTTGCTAAAATCTCTGCCAACGGTGACGAAACTATCGGTAAGCTGATTGCAGAAGCTATGCAAAAAGTGAAGAAAGAAGGCGTTATCACAGTGGAAGAAGCTAAAGGTACTGAAACTACAGTAGACGTAGTGGAAGGTATGCAGTTCGACCGTGGTTACATCTCTCCGTACTTCGTAACAAATACAGAAAAGATGGAATGCGAGATGGAAAATCCGTATATCCTGATCTACGACAAGAAGATCTCTGTATTGAAAGACCTGCTTCCTATTCTTGAACCGGCTGTTCAGAGCGGACGTCCTCTGTTGATCATCGCTGAAGATATCGACAGTGAAGCATTGGCTACATTGGTAGTGAACCGTCTGCGTGGTTCTCTGAAGATCTGTGCAGTGAAGGCTCCGGGCTTCGGCGACCGTCGTAAAGCCATGTTGGAAGATATTGCTGTCCTGACAGGCGGTGTTGTTATCTCCGAAGAAAAAGGTTTGAAGCTGGAAGGTGCTACAATGGATATGTTGGGTACTGCCGAAAAGATCACTGTAGACAAAGATACTACTATCATTGTTAACGGTGCAGGCGACAAAGCTGCTATCCAGGCTCGTATCGGTCAGATCAAGACTCAGATCGAAAACACTACTTCCGATTATGATAAAGAAAAACTGCAGGAACGTCTGGCTAAGATGGCAGGTGGTGTAGCTGTTCTTTACGTAGGTGCTCCTTCTGAAGTGGAAATGAAAGAAAAGAAAGACCGTGTTGACGATGCTTTGCATGCAACCCGCGCTGCTATCGAAGAAGGTACAGTTCCTGGTGGTGGTGTAGCTTACATCCGTGCTATCGAAGCATTGGAAGGAATGAAGGGCGAAAACGAAGACGAAACAACAGGTATCGAAATCGTTAAACGTGCTATCGAAGAACCGTTGCGTCAGATCGTTGCCAATGCTGGTAAAGAAGGTGCCGTTATCGTTCAGAAAGTAAAAGAAGGTAAAGGTGACTTCGGTTACAATGCTCGTACAGACAAATATGAAAACCTGTGCGCAGTAGGTGTAATCGACCCGGCTAAGGTTACTCGTGTTGCTTTGGAAAATGCAGCTTCTATCGCTGGTATGTTCCTGACAACAGAATGTGTAATTGCTGAAAAGAAAGAAGAAGGTCCTGCTATGCCTCCGATGAACCCGGGTATGGGTGGCGGAATGGGCGGCATGATGTAA
- a CDS encoding glycoside hydrolase family 30 protein, whose protein sequence is MKAYQLILTFALCLSACTIQPRASWVTTTENDQWVERPDLVSASVDTIPDIDAVVHTGKKLQKIDGFGACFNELGWISLSKLDPTVREEILEELFFPEIGANFTICRMPVGANDFSRDWYSYNETDGDFDMQYFTIANDQQTLIPFIKGAQKYNPGLSIWASPWCPPSWMKHNKHYASAYTGEAYNEKYRNGLPADKVGYEGTDMFIQDSLYLQAYALYFSKFIEAYREQGIDIFAVMPQNEFNSAQIFPSCCWTAASLANFVGNYLGPAMKELDVKVMFGTMERGNEALVDTILTDPASGKYISGVGFQWAGKGAIKGIHERYPAMKLYQTEQECGDGKNDWSGAVYSWNLMRHYLDNGASAYMYWNISLDKGGISRWGWAQNSLVVVDPDTKTFRYTPEYYVMKHLSHYVQPGARKLETTGRYSNLMAFVNPDKSIVVALANEGNEDRQVSVEIDGRVYQPVLSAHSFATLQID, encoded by the coding sequence ATGAAAGCATATCAATTAATTCTCACATTCGCATTATGTCTTTCGGCCTGTACTATCCAACCGCGTGCATCGTGGGTGACAACGACCGAAAATGATCAATGGGTGGAACGTCCCGACCTGGTATCGGCCTCTGTAGATACCATTCCCGACATCGACGCCGTTGTCCATACCGGAAAGAAACTCCAGAAGATAGACGGCTTCGGTGCCTGTTTCAACGAACTGGGCTGGATCTCTCTGAGTAAACTCGACCCGACAGTCCGTGAAGAAATCCTCGAAGAACTCTTCTTCCCCGAGATAGGGGCAAACTTTACCATCTGCCGTATGCCGGTAGGAGCCAATGACTTCTCCCGCGACTGGTACTCGTACAACGAAACCGACGGTGATTTCGACATGCAATATTTCACCATCGCCAACGACCAGCAGACGTTGATCCCTTTCATCAAAGGTGCGCAAAAATACAATCCCGGTCTGAGTATCTGGGCTTCCCCCTGGTGTCCTCCATCCTGGATGAAACACAATAAGCATTACGCCTCCGCCTATACCGGCGAAGCCTATAACGAGAAATACCGCAACGGCCTGCCTGCCGATAAAGTCGGTTACGAAGGCACGGACATGTTTATCCAGGATTCGCTTTACTTGCAAGCGTACGCCCTTTATTTCTCCAAATTCATCGAAGCCTACCGCGAACAAGGCATCGACATCTTTGCCGTCATGCCGCAGAACGAATTTAACTCGGCACAGATATTTCCCAGCTGTTGCTGGACGGCTGCCTCGCTGGCTAACTTTGTCGGCAACTACCTCGGTCCGGCTATGAAGGAGCTGGATGTCAAAGTCATGTTCGGAACCATGGAGCGTGGCAACGAAGCCCTGGTCGATACTATCCTGACTGATCCGGCAAGCGGAAAATATATCAGCGGTGTCGGTTTCCAATGGGCAGGGAAAGGAGCCATCAAAGGAATCCACGAACGCTATCCGGCTATGAAACTCTACCAGACGGAGCAGGAATGCGGCGACGGTAAGAACGACTGGAGCGGTGCCGTCTATTCCTGGAACCTGATGCGTCATTACCTGGATAACGGAGCCTCGGCATATATGTACTGGAATATCTCGCTCGACAAAGGCGGCATCAGCCGTTGGGGATGGGCGCAAAATTCGTTGGTCGTTGTCGATCCCGATACGAAAACCTTCCGTTATACCCCCGAATATTATGTCATGAAACATCTGAGCCATTACGTTCAGCCTGGTGCCCGGAAGCTCGAAACCACCGGCCGGTACAGCAATCTGATGGCTTTTGTCAATCCCGATAAAAGTATAGTTGTCGCTTTGGCAAACGAGGGGAATGAAGACCGCCAGGTATCTGTCGAAATCGACGGTCGTGTCTACCAACCCGTACTGTCTGCGCATTCCTTTGCCACGCTGCAGATAGACTAA